A stretch of the Oncorhynchus clarkii lewisi isolate Uvic-CL-2024 chromosome 9, UVic_Ocla_1.0, whole genome shotgun sequence genome encodes the following:
- the LOC139416472 gene encoding peptidyl-prolyl cis-trans isomerase FKBP1A-like, with protein sequence MGVEIETITPGDGRTFPKKGQTCVVHYVGSLTDGRKFDSSRDSDKPFRFKIGKQEVIRGWDEGVVQMSVGQRARLTCSPDFAYGAKGHPGIIPPNATLLFDVELLSIE encoded by the exons ATGGGAGTCGAAATTGAGACAATAACCCCTGGCGATG GAAGGACTTTCCCTAAAAAAGGACAGACGTGTGTCGTGCATTATGTTG GCTCCCTGACGGATGGACGCAAGTTTGACTCATCCCGTGACAGTGACAAGCCCTTTAGGTTTAAAATAGGAAAACAGGAAGTGATCCGTGGCTGGGACGAGGGAGTCGTGCAG ATGAGCGTCGGTCAGAGGGCCAGGCTGACCTGCTCGCCTGACTTTGCTTACGGGGCGAAGGGCCACCCGGGGATCATCCCACCCAACGCCACCCTCCTCTTTGATGTTGAGCTACTAAGCATTGAATGA
- the LOC139416471 gene encoding NSFL1 cofactor p47-like isoform X2 produces the protein MADQESSVREFVAVTDVDEERARFFLESAGWDLQLALASFFEDGAEDDIVTLPQPESGGSSVPRSTGPGRSENRVTSFRDMMHEEEDDSDEEEGERFFAGGSERSGQQIVGPPKKKSSNEVVEDLFKGAKEHGAVPVEKAGRGPGEPSRARSFIGGGYRLGAAPEEEPVYVAGERRAANSQQDVHVVLKLWKTGFSLGDGELRNYSDPGNAIFLESIRRGEIPLELRQRSRGGQVNLDMEDHRDEDFSKPKVTFKAFGGEGQKLGSATPELVSAPRMGDQDQVTSEAQAIASVNLDASQPVTNIQIRLADGGRLVQKFNHTHRVSDVRQFVVGARPLMAATEFVLITTFPNKELTDESQTLRDANLLNAVIVQRLK, from the exons ATGGCGGACCAAGAATCCTCGGTGAGGGAGTTCGTTGCTGTTACTGATGTTGATGAAGAGAGGGCCCGTTTTTTCTTGGAGTCTGCCGGTTGGGATTTGCAG CTTGCCCTGGCCAGTTTCTTTGAAGATGGTGCTGAGGATGACATAGTGACATTACCTCAGCCAGAGAGTGGTGGATCCTCTGTGCCTCGTTCCACAGGGCCTGGCAG GAGTGAAAATAGAGTGACCTCCTTCAGGGATATGATGCACGAGGAAGAAGATGACAGTGACGAGGAGGAAGGGGAAAG GTTCTTTGCTGGGGGTTCTGAACGCAGTGGGCAGCAGATTGTGGGCCCCCCCAAGAAGAAGAGCTCTAATGAGGTGGTGGAGGACCTCTTCAAGGGGGCTAAGGAGCATGGGGCCGTACCTGTGGAGAAGGCTGGGAGAGGCCCAGGAGAGCCTAGTCGAGCCAGG TCGTTCATTGGCGGTGGCTACCGGCTTGGTGCAGCGCCTGAGGAGGAGCCTGTTTATGTGGCTGGAGAGAGAAGAGCTGCTAACAGCCAGCAGGAT GTGCATGTAGTCCTGAAGCTGTGGAAGACAGGTTTCAGCCTGGGCGACGGTGAACTCAGAAACTACAGTGATCCTGGCAATGCCATTTTCCTGGAGTCGATCCGTAGGGG GGAAATTCCTTTGGAGTTGAGACAGCGCTCCCGGGGGGGTCAGGTCAACTTGGATATGGAGGACCATCGGGATGAGGACTTCTCCAAACCCAAGGTTACCTTCAAGGCTTTCGGCGGGGAAGGACAGAAACTGGGCAG TGCCACCCCTGAACTGGTGTCTGCTCCGCGTATGGGGGACCAGGACCAGGTAACCAGTGAGGCCCAGGCCATCGCCTCTGTGAACCTGGACGCCTCCCAGCCTGTGACCAACATCCAGATCAGACTGGCCGACGGGGGGAGACTGGTGCAGAAGTTCAACCACACTCACAG GGTGTCGGACGTGCGTCAGTTTGTGGTGGGAGCTCGACCTTTAATGGCCGCGACAGAGTTTGTGCTCATAACAACCTTCCCCAACAAGGAGCTGACTGACGAGAGCCAGACGCTGCGGGATGCCAACCTGCTCAACGCAGTCATCGTGCAGCGGCTAAAGTGA
- the LOC139416471 gene encoding NSFL1 cofactor p47-like isoform X1 — protein sequence MADQESSVREFVAVTDVDEERARFFLESAGWDLQLALASFFEDGAEDDIVTLPQPESGGSSVPRSTGPGRSENRVTSFRDMMHEEEDDSDEEEGERFFAGGSERSGQQIVGPPKKKSSNEVVEDLFKGAKEHGAVPVEKAGRGPGEPSRARSFIGGGYRLGAAPEEEPVYVAGERRAANSQQDKVHVVLKLWKTGFSLGDGELRNYSDPGNAIFLESIRRGEIPLELRQRSRGGQVNLDMEDHRDEDFSKPKVTFKAFGGEGQKLGSATPELVSAPRMGDQDQVTSEAQAIASVNLDASQPVTNIQIRLADGGRLVQKFNHTHRVSDVRQFVVGARPLMAATEFVLITTFPNKELTDESQTLRDANLLNAVIVQRLK from the exons ATGGCGGACCAAGAATCCTCGGTGAGGGAGTTCGTTGCTGTTACTGATGTTGATGAAGAGAGGGCCCGTTTTTTCTTGGAGTCTGCCGGTTGGGATTTGCAG CTTGCCCTGGCCAGTTTCTTTGAAGATGGTGCTGAGGATGACATAGTGACATTACCTCAGCCAGAGAGTGGTGGATCCTCTGTGCCTCGTTCCACAGGGCCTGGCAG GAGTGAAAATAGAGTGACCTCCTTCAGGGATATGATGCACGAGGAAGAAGATGACAGTGACGAGGAGGAAGGGGAAAG GTTCTTTGCTGGGGGTTCTGAACGCAGTGGGCAGCAGATTGTGGGCCCCCCCAAGAAGAAGAGCTCTAATGAGGTGGTGGAGGACCTCTTCAAGGGGGCTAAGGAGCATGGGGCCGTACCTGTGGAGAAGGCTGGGAGAGGCCCAGGAGAGCCTAGTCGAGCCAGG TCGTTCATTGGCGGTGGCTACCGGCTTGGTGCAGCGCCTGAGGAGGAGCCTGTTTATGTGGCTGGAGAGAGAAGAGCTGCTAACAGCCAGCAGGAT AAGGTGCATGTAGTCCTGAAGCTGTGGAAGACAGGTTTCAGCCTGGGCGACGGTGAACTCAGAAACTACAGTGATCCTGGCAATGCCATTTTCCTGGAGTCGATCCGTAGGGG GGAAATTCCTTTGGAGTTGAGACAGCGCTCCCGGGGGGGTCAGGTCAACTTGGATATGGAGGACCATCGGGATGAGGACTTCTCCAAACCCAAGGTTACCTTCAAGGCTTTCGGCGGGGAAGGACAGAAACTGGGCAG TGCCACCCCTGAACTGGTGTCTGCTCCGCGTATGGGGGACCAGGACCAGGTAACCAGTGAGGCCCAGGCCATCGCCTCTGTGAACCTGGACGCCTCCCAGCCTGTGACCAACATCCAGATCAGACTGGCCGACGGGGGGAGACTGGTGCAGAAGTTCAACCACACTCACAG GGTGTCGGACGTGCGTCAGTTTGTGGTGGGAGCTCGACCTTTAATGGCCGCGACAGAGTTTGTGCTCATAACAACCTTCCCCAACAAGGAGCTGACTGACGAGAGCCAGACGCTGCGGGATGCCAACCTGCTCAACGCAGTCATCGTGCAGCGGCTAAAGTGA